In Bradyrhizobium symbiodeficiens, the genomic stretch CGGCTCGGTCGCCGGCTTCGTCGGTGCAGTGGCCGCCGTGCTGATGGTGACGTACAAGGTTGACTACACGCTCGCCTTCATTGCCTGTCTCGTGGTCGGTGCCGCCATCGGCGCGGCGCAGGGCTATTGGGTGGCCTATTTCAAGATCCCGTCTTTCATCGTGACGCTGGCGGGCATGCTGGTGTTCAAGGGCCTCGCGCTCGCGGTGCTGCAGGGCCAATCACTCGGCCCATTTCCGGCGACCTTCCAGAAGCTGTCGTCCGGCTTCATTCCGGAACTGCTGCCCGAGGCCGGCACGCTGCATCCGACCTCGATGCTGATCGGTGCCGTGCTCGCGCTTGGCCTCGTCTATGCCGGCGCCAAGGGCCGCTCGCGCGAGCAATTGCACGGCATCGAGGTCGAGCCGTATGCGTTCTTCCTGGGGAAGAGCGTTTTGCTCGCCTGTGCGGTACTCTATTTCACCTATCTGATCGCTTCGCATCGCGGCCTGCCGAACGTGCTTGTGATCATGACCGCGTTGATCGCACTCTATGGCTTCGTCACCCGGCGCACCGTGATCGGCCGGCAGGTCTATGCCGTCGGCGGCAATGCCAAGGCGGCAAAACTGTCGGGCATCAAGACGGAGCGGCTGACCTTCTTCACCTTCGTCAACATGGGCGTGCTCGCCGCGCTCGCCGGTCTCGTCTTCGCCGCACGGCTCAACACAGCGACGCCGAAGGCCGGGCTCGGCTTCGAGCTAGACGTCATCGCCGCCTGCTTTATCGGCGGTGCCTCGGCCTATGGCGGGGTCGGGCGCGTCGGTGGCGCCGTGGTCGGGGCCATGATCATGGGCGTGATGAACAACGGCATGTCCATCCTCGGCATCGGCATCGACTACCAGCAGGTCATCAAGGGCCTGGTGCTGCTCGGGGCGGTGTGCATCGACGTGTATAACCAGCGGCGGTAGCCGCATTGACGGTCTCGTAGGGTGGGCAAAGGCGCAACGCGCCGTGCCCACCATGCTTCCGCGATCGTGGACCGAGACGTGGGCACGCGTCTGCCTGTGGCGGCCGCTTTGCCCGCCCTACGGCAGCGGTGATTGCGTCGTGAACAGCACCGTCGCGATCGCGACGGAGAGGCTCACCGCCGATATTGTTGCCACGGTCGACAGCACCCCCATTCGCCGAAGCACGATGGCGAAGACGATGATGATCGGTGTCGCGGTCATCAGCCCGATTTGTGCATCGCTCATCGCATCGCTCGCCGTCTTGCGGAACCGCCGGATGCATCCAGCCTATGACGGTGGGCCGGGCGGAACGTTGCGACAGCACAAACGCGCTTCAGACTGGTTGCACTATTTGTCCGGCGACAAAGTTGGGGCCGGACAAGTGGGATATCTGTTCGGCGAACTTGATGCGGAAGACAGATGTCGGCGACGGATTGCGAACGACGGAGCACCGGCTGGGGAATCCTGGAAGATCTTCCCGGCGATCCCATGATCTGGGTGCTGATCTTCAGCGAACTCGCGGCGTTCGGCTTGTTCCTCGGTGCTTTCGTCGTCGCGCGCGCGCTTCAACCGGCGGTCTTCGCCGCCGGGCAGGCCACGCTTGATGCTCAGTTGGCCGGAATCAACACCATCGT encodes the following:
- the mmsB gene encoding multiple monosaccharide ABC transporter permease; translation: MTDKTVSLPEERRHGSFIKNNLRNYGMLMSLIAIMLFFQVMTGGTLLQPLNLTNLVLQNSYIVIMALGMLLVIVTGHIDLSVGSVAGFVGAVAAVLMVTYKVDYTLAFIACLVVGAAIGAAQGYWVAYFKIPSFIVTLAGMLVFKGLALAVLQGQSLGPFPATFQKLSSGFIPELLPEAGTLHPTSMLIGAVLALGLVYAGAKGRSREQLHGIEVEPYAFFLGKSVLLACAVLYFTYLIASHRGLPNVLVIMTALIALYGFVTRRTVIGRQVYAVGGNAKAAKLSGIKTERLTFFTFVNMGVLAALAGLVFAARLNTATPKAGLGFELDVIAACFIGGASAYGGVGRVGGAVVGAMIMGVMNNGMSILGIGIDYQQVIKGLVLLGAVCIDVYNQRR